The following are from one region of the Hydrogenophaga sp. BPS33 genome:
- a CDS encoding low molecular weight protein-tyrosine-phosphatase, translating into MFRILLVCMGNICRSPMACAVVQEHIARRQWAHGIEVDSAGTYAGHKGEKADRRAVALALQRGYPHIERLRARRVQDQDFERFDLVLAMDRDNLAQLQRQCPPEQQYKLHLFLGYAGLGDDAEVPDPYYGNAQGFEVVLRLCEQGSEGVLDRVVATIA; encoded by the coding sequence ATGTTTCGCATTCTTCTTGTCTGCATGGGCAATATCTGCCGCTCGCCCATGGCCTGTGCTGTCGTGCAGGAGCACATCGCGCGCCGCCAATGGGCCCACGGGATCGAGGTGGATTCGGCCGGGACGTATGCCGGCCACAAGGGCGAGAAGGCCGATCGCCGTGCCGTGGCGCTGGCCTTGCAGCGCGGATATCCGCACATCGAGCGCCTGCGTGCGCGGCGTGTGCAGGACCAGGACTTCGAGCGCTTCGACCTCGTCCTGGCCATGGACCGCGATAACTTGGCGCAACTTCAGCGCCAATGTCCTCCCGAGCAGCAATACAAACTGCACCTGTTCTTGGGCTATGCCGGCCTGGGAGACGACGCCGAGGTGCCCGATCCGTACTACGGCAATGCCCAGGGCTTCGAGGTGGTGCTGCGCCTGTGCGAGCAAGGCAGCGAAGGCGTGCTGGACCGGGTGGTCGCCACGATAGCTTGA
- a CDS encoding H-NS histone family protein, whose amino-acid sequence MASYSELMEQAQKLMAQAEQARKDELSAVIADIKAKMKQFGITAADLGSSTGGKKVGKSKSNAAAKYRGPNGELWAGGPGRKPEWVRSVLASGKSLDDYLI is encoded by the coding sequence ATGGCAAGTTATTCCGAGCTGATGGAACAGGCCCAGAAGCTGATGGCGCAGGCCGAGCAGGCGCGCAAAGACGAACTCTCCGCCGTGATTGCCGACATCAAAGCCAAGATGAAGCAATTCGGCATTACTGCCGCCGATCTCGGCAGCAGCACGGGTGGCAAGAAGGTCGGCAAATCGAAATCCAATGCCGCCGCCAAGTACCGCGGCCCCAATGGCGAACTCTGGGCCGGTGGCCCTGGCCGCAAACCCGAATGGGTGCGCTCCGTGCTGGCCTCGGGCAAGAGTCTGGACGACTACCTGATCTGA
- a CDS encoding NAD-dependent epimerase has protein sequence MHILLTGAAGFIGAHTAQRLLARGDTVLGIDNLNGYYDVALKQARLKPLQSQPGFAFEQVDVADREAMAKLFARHRFDAVVHLAAQAGVRYSITNPMAYIDSNLAGFGHILEGCRAHKPRHLVYASSSSVYGGNTKMPFEETDAVDHPVSLYAATKKANELMAHTYSHLYNLPTTGLRFFTVYGPWGRPDMAYFSFTKAVLEGRPIQVFNHGKMKRDFTYIDDIVEGVLRVLDKPATPEVPGGAPYRIFNIGNNDPVPLMDFIGCIENALGQEAVKEFLPMQDGDVPATYASTDALHQWVGFAPSTPLKDGIERFVRWYRDYHRV, from the coding sequence ATGCACATCCTCCTCACCGGCGCGGCCGGCTTCATCGGCGCACACACCGCCCAGCGCCTGCTCGCACGCGGCGACACGGTGCTTGGCATCGACAACCTCAACGGCTACTACGACGTTGCGCTCAAGCAGGCCCGGCTGAAACCCCTGCAGAGCCAGCCCGGTTTTGCGTTTGAGCAGGTCGACGTGGCAGACCGCGAGGCCATGGCAAAGCTCTTCGCGCGCCACCGCTTCGACGCGGTCGTGCACCTGGCGGCACAGGCCGGTGTGCGCTACTCGATCACCAACCCCATGGCCTACATCGACAGCAACCTCGCGGGCTTCGGCCACATCCTCGAAGGTTGCCGCGCACACAAGCCCCGGCACCTGGTCTACGCCTCCAGCTCCAGCGTGTACGGCGGCAACACCAAGATGCCGTTCGAGGAGACCGATGCGGTGGACCATCCGGTGAGCCTGTATGCCGCCACCAAGAAGGCCAACGAGCTGATGGCCCACACCTACAGCCACCTCTACAACCTGCCCACCACCGGCCTGCGCTTCTTCACGGTGTACGGTCCCTGGGGCAGGCCCGACATGGCCTACTTCAGCTTCACCAAAGCCGTGCTCGAAGGCCGGCCGATCCAGGTGTTCAACCACGGCAAGATGAAGCGCGACTTCACCTACATCGACGACATCGTCGAAGGCGTGCTGCGCGTGCTCGACAAACCCGCCACACCCGAAGTGCCCGGTGGAGCGCCCTACCGCATCTTCAACATCGGCAACAACGATCCGGTGCCTCTGATGGACTTCATCGGCTGCATCGAAAACGCGCTGGGCCAGGAAGCGGTCAAGGAATTCCTGCCCATGCAGGACGGTGACGTGCCCGCCACCTATGCCAGCACCGACGCCTTGCACCAATGGGTCGGCTTCGCGCCCTCGACCCCGCTGAAGGACGGCATCGAGCGCTTCGTGCGCTGGTACCGCGACTACCACCGGGTCTGA